From Streptomyces sp. NBC_00775, one genomic window encodes:
- a CDS encoding class I SAM-dependent DNA methyltransferase — MPPGKKKPAPQGELFSASTPKEIQDILWKAADKLRGSMDAAQYKEFVLGLIFLKYISDAFDERREALAKELADEGIEEERQAELLEDKDEYTGEHVFWVPETARWGWIAANAKAKGVGLLLNEAMDAIMRENASLTGVLPKIFNSDNVDQKRLAELVDLISDARFGGSGDKPAQDVLGEVYEYFLGNFARAEGKRGGEFYTPRSVVQLLVEVLEPYEGRVYDPACGSGGMFVQAGKFIEAHRGRDHKSDIAVYGQELNERTWRLAKMNLAIHGIDGNLAARWGDTFAEDKHPDLKADYVMANPPFNIKDWARKESDPRWKYGVPPRNNANYAWLQHIVGKLGESGSAGVVLANGSMSSQQSGEGEIRKALVEADLVACMVALPSQLFRTTQIPACLWFLSRNKSPQGAKRLDDRRGEILFIDARAMGEMVDRTERVLTEADLAKIAGAYHAWRGTKSAREEGLSYADEPGFCFTADLKTVREHGYVLTPGRYVGAVEAEEEDAEEVAEKIARLTGELYELFDKSDELAKTVREQLGALDG, encoded by the coding sequence ATGCCTCCCGGTAAGAAGAAGCCCGCCCCGCAAGGGGAGTTGTTCTCCGCGTCCACTCCCAAGGAGATCCAGGACATCCTTTGGAAGGCCGCCGACAAACTGCGCGGCTCCATGGACGCCGCCCAGTACAAGGAGTTCGTCCTCGGCCTGATCTTCCTCAAGTACATCTCGGACGCCTTCGACGAACGCCGCGAAGCCCTCGCCAAGGAGCTTGCGGACGAGGGCATCGAGGAGGAGCGCCAGGCCGAACTCCTCGAAGACAAAGACGAGTACACCGGGGAACACGTCTTCTGGGTCCCCGAGACCGCCCGATGGGGCTGGATCGCGGCGAACGCAAAGGCCAAGGGCGTCGGCCTCCTCCTGAACGAGGCCATGGACGCGATCATGCGCGAGAACGCCTCGCTCACTGGCGTCCTCCCTAAGATCTTCAACAGCGACAACGTCGATCAGAAGCGCCTGGCTGAACTCGTCGACCTGATCAGCGACGCCCGCTTCGGCGGCAGCGGCGACAAGCCCGCCCAGGACGTGCTCGGCGAGGTGTACGAGTACTTCCTCGGCAATTTCGCCCGCGCAGAGGGCAAGCGCGGCGGCGAGTTCTACACACCGCGGTCCGTCGTCCAACTCTTGGTGGAGGTCCTGGAGCCGTACGAGGGTCGGGTGTACGACCCGGCGTGCGGTTCGGGCGGCATGTTCGTCCAGGCCGGCAAGTTCATCGAGGCGCACCGGGGCCGCGACCACAAGTCCGACATCGCGGTTTACGGCCAGGAACTCAACGAACGCACCTGGCGCCTGGCCAAGATGAACCTCGCCATCCACGGCATCGACGGCAACCTCGCCGCCCGCTGGGGCGACACTTTCGCCGAGGACAAGCACCCGGACCTCAAGGCCGATTACGTCATGGCCAACCCGCCCTTCAACATCAAGGACTGGGCGCGCAAGGAGTCCGACCCGCGCTGGAAGTACGGCGTCCCCCCGAGGAACAACGCCAACTACGCCTGGCTCCAGCACATCGTCGGCAAGCTCGGCGAGAGCGGCTCGGCTGGCGTAGTCCTTGCCAACGGCTCGATGAGCAGCCAGCAGAGCGGTGAGGGTGAGATCCGCAAGGCGCTGGTCGAGGCGGACCTTGTGGCGTGCATGGTGGCGCTGCCGTCGCAGTTGTTCCGGACGACACAGATTCCGGCCTGCTTGTGGTTCCTGTCGCGCAACAAGTCGCCACAGGGCGCGAAGCGCCTGGACGACCGGCGTGGGGAGATCCTCTTCATCGACGCGCGTGCGATGGGCGAGATGGTCGACCGCACGGAGCGTGTGCTGACGGAGGCCGATCTCGCGAAGATCGCTGGCGCTTATCACGCGTGGCGGGGGACGAAGTCGGCGCGGGAGGAGGGGCTTTCGTACGCGGATGAGCCCGGGTTCTGCTTCACCGCTGATCTGAAGACGGTGCGGGAGCACGGGTATGTGCTGACGCCGGGGCGGTACGTGGGGGCCGTCGAGGCGGAGGAAGAGGATGCGGAGGAGGTCGCGGAGAAGATCGCGCGGCTGACGGGGGAGCTGTATGAGCTCTTTGATAAGTCCGATGAGCTGGCGAAGACGGTTCGCGAGCAGCTGGGGGCACTTGATGGCTGA
- a CDS encoding winged helix-turn-helix domain-containing protein, whose translation MELDRTRPLWRQIAAEIIRRIKEGTYPPGSRVPSTLEIAQEFGVVNATAAKAMRHVREEGWTRGEVGLGTFVVDPLPSPSENPQPSA comes from the coding sequence ATGGAGCTAGATCGCACACGCCCGCTATGGCGGCAGATTGCGGCGGAAATCATCCGGCGGATCAAGGAGGGCACGTACCCGCCGGGCAGCCGCGTGCCCTCCACTCTGGAAATCGCCCAGGAGTTCGGCGTGGTGAACGCGACAGCGGCGAAGGCCATGCGGCATGTGCGGGAAGAGGGCTGGACGCGGGGCGAGGTCGGGCTGGGGACCTTCGTGGTCGACCCCCTGCCGTCGCCCTCCGAAAACCCCCAGCCTTCCGCCTAA
- a CDS encoding type II toxin-antitoxin system Phd/YefM family antitoxin — protein sequence MEIPEVVTVSDARARLSRILTDLSESGADADPVLIGAHRKPQGVLLSVEAFEALSGRAARRAAVASATGSIEAEGLQASKASDRDTEAYVKGDLDVDTLVARAIARHRQTPERRAG from the coding sequence ATGGAGATTCCTGAGGTCGTGACCGTCAGCGACGCGCGCGCGAGACTGTCGCGGATCTTGACTGACCTGTCGGAGTCCGGCGCGGATGCCGACCCGGTCCTGATCGGCGCCCACCGCAAGCCCCAGGGCGTCCTCCTGTCCGTCGAGGCCTTCGAGGCGCTGAGCGGCCGAGCGGCACGACGTGCGGCCGTCGCCTCGGCCACCGGCTCCATCGAGGCCGAGGGGCTCCAGGCCTCCAAGGCCTCCGACCGCGACACCGAGGCGTACGTGAAGGGCGACCTCGACGTGGACACCCTTGTCGCCCGCGCGATCGCCCGCCACCGACAGACTCCGGAGCGGCGGGCAGGGTGA
- a CDS encoding Fic/DOC family protein encodes MNDPYAMPNGVLRNKLGITDHQLLAAAEADITRARLVMLAERPLPGAYDLGHLQAFHAAIFGDIYTWAGELRTVNIAKRTPFCPARNLVPYAGEVFGRLASSGHLQNLHRQAFVIQLATLYGDLNVLHPFREGNGRAQRAFLAQLSADAGYALNWSGMDPQRNEDASVKSFLGDNNLLEQLLDELVTTN; translated from the coding sequence GTGAACGATCCGTACGCCATGCCCAACGGCGTGCTGCGCAACAAGCTCGGCATCACCGACCATCAGCTGCTCGCGGCAGCGGAGGCGGACATCACCCGGGCGCGCCTCGTCATGCTCGCCGAACGCCCCCTACCCGGCGCGTACGACCTCGGCCATCTCCAAGCGTTCCATGCCGCGATCTTCGGTGACATCTATACGTGGGCAGGCGAGTTACGCACGGTGAACATCGCCAAGCGCACACCGTTCTGTCCGGCGAGAAACCTGGTGCCCTACGCCGGAGAGGTCTTCGGTCGTCTCGCCTCCTCCGGTCACCTGCAGAATCTCCACCGGCAGGCATTCGTCATCCAACTGGCCACGTTGTACGGCGACCTGAACGTCCTCCACCCGTTCCGCGAGGGCAACGGCCGTGCCCAGCGGGCGTTCCTTGCCCAACTCAGCGCCGACGCGGGATACGCCCTGAACTGGTCGGGCATGGACCCTCAACGCAACGAGGACGCCTCGGTGAAGAGCTTCCTCGGTGACAACAATCTGTTGGAGCAGCTACTCGACGAGCTGGTCACCACGAACTGA
- a CDS encoding N-6 DNA methylase: MPTEHEATTPILQDQTPWRITYTEIGTLAQVQRPVVTTWARRYPDFPAPVAHDGTRPLFDGPAVVRWLLDTGRGNADTRHLRGELALHTLAAWSERLPGAALVDTLTSLICLRRHDDMPLAADGWPELVERARYFDEEDAFFAREIAAAAQSGEQLDGLRAVADELVETAYSPAEPFTWILDARRRLGAHHLAADSVTPAMAQCIARLSGIEEMEDGRVIGIPYVRTGDLLTALHDKDVTDTGHLYQACDPDPSLVRLVRRRALVHDIAEYELDIVEGDELPTEAFDAPDLITAVLPYEAGEDRDPLVALERIETLTDLLADGRMAVVLGPADALAQALPSRGEADRLRRSLLTSGLVKAVVNLPGGVMPYRPAYRTALWVLHRTPQEQRRGRVLLIDLSAQDLTHRTLDALCEDVYIWRTANWDDDGRHEPRHGVILPIQVLDDRPGIAFTPQHRSHASRYTSAVIDRPALISELEVRLSRLTDAAHRQHDQRPELRTRATLRPSDRPIRRTTVTRLLKERRLRKLPGHRIDAEHLRPEGRYDVLTPAEITGTAPVGTHRIDRTVLMTAYEHAQFTEPGDVVITVTPRFGVYVDEEGLSVVAYPARVLRVRPGAERPLRPRVLAALLRAAAAEHRRASGAVRAARRIEDMAIPDLDPDEAARCDALLVEIARRAALLREQAAALEDLSRLTAAGLTDGTLTILAPDFPSHAL, encoded by the coding sequence ATGCCCACTGAGCACGAGGCGACGACTCCCATCCTGCAGGACCAGACGCCCTGGCGGATCACGTACACGGAAATCGGGACCTTGGCTCAGGTCCAACGTCCCGTCGTCACCACCTGGGCCCGCCGGTACCCCGACTTTCCCGCGCCGGTGGCGCACGACGGCACCCGCCCGCTCTTCGACGGTCCCGCCGTCGTCCGATGGCTTCTGGACACCGGACGAGGCAACGCCGACACCCGCCACCTGCGTGGCGAGCTCGCCCTCCACACCCTCGCCGCATGGAGCGAGCGGCTGCCGGGAGCGGCCCTCGTCGACACCCTGACGTCACTGATCTGCCTACGCCGTCATGACGACATGCCGCTTGCCGCCGATGGCTGGCCCGAGTTGGTTGAGCGCGCCAGGTACTTCGATGAGGAAGACGCCTTCTTCGCCCGTGAGATCGCGGCGGCCGCCCAATCCGGGGAACAGCTCGACGGCCTCCGGGCCGTGGCCGACGAACTGGTCGAGACCGCGTACTCGCCGGCTGAACCGTTCACCTGGATCCTCGACGCGCGCCGCCGCCTGGGCGCCCATCACCTGGCGGCTGATTCAGTCACCCCGGCCATGGCCCAGTGCATCGCCCGACTCTCCGGCATCGAGGAGATGGAGGACGGCCGTGTCATCGGTATCCCTTACGTGCGGACCGGCGACCTCCTGACGGCCCTGCACGACAAGGACGTAACCGACACAGGACACCTCTACCAGGCCTGTGATCCGGACCCGTCCCTGGTGCGCCTTGTCCGGCGCCGGGCCCTGGTCCACGACATCGCGGAGTACGAACTCGACATCGTTGAGGGCGATGAGCTGCCCACCGAAGCCTTCGATGCGCCCGACCTCATCACTGCCGTGCTCCCTTATGAGGCGGGCGAGGACCGGGACCCGCTGGTCGCGCTGGAGCGCATAGAGACCCTGACCGACCTCCTCGCGGACGGCCGCATGGCGGTGGTGCTCGGTCCCGCCGATGCCCTCGCCCAGGCACTGCCTTCGAGAGGGGAGGCGGACCGGTTGCGCCGCTCCCTGCTCACTTCTGGTCTGGTCAAGGCTGTCGTCAATCTCCCCGGTGGGGTCATGCCCTACCGACCCGCCTACCGCACCGCCCTGTGGGTGTTGCACCGCACCCCGCAGGAGCAGCGACGAGGCCGCGTCCTCCTCATCGACCTCTCCGCGCAGGACCTCACCCACCGCACCCTCGACGCGCTGTGCGAGGACGTCTACATCTGGCGCACGGCCAACTGGGACGACGACGGCCGCCACGAACCGCGTCACGGCGTCATCCTGCCGATCCAGGTTCTGGACGACCGGCCAGGTATTGCCTTCACCCCCCAACACCGTTCCCACGCCAGCCGCTACACCAGTGCGGTGATCGACCGCCCCGCCCTGATCTCGGAACTCGAAGTACGCCTGAGCCGGCTCACCGACGCCGCGCATCGCCAGCACGATCAACGCCCGGAACTACGCACTCGCGCGACACTCCGTCCTTCCGACCGGCCCATACGGCGCACCACAGTCACCCGTCTCCTCAAGGAACGCCGCCTGCGCAAGCTGCCGGGCCACCGCATCGACGCCGAGCACCTTCGACCCGAGGGCCGTTACGACGTCCTCACTCCTGCCGAGATCACCGGTACCGCCCCGGTCGGCACGCACCGCATCGATCGCACGGTGCTGATGACGGCGTACGAGCACGCGCAGTTCACCGAGCCCGGCGACGTGGTCATCACCGTCACCCCCCGCTTCGGGGTCTACGTCGACGAGGAGGGCCTGTCGGTCGTCGCGTATCCCGCCCGTGTCCTACGTGTCCGCCCCGGCGCCGAACGACCGCTCCGCCCACGTGTGTTGGCCGCCCTCCTTCGTGCGGCGGCGGCCGAACACCGCCGCGCCAGTGGAGCCGTCCGGGCTGCCCGACGCATCGAGGACATGGCGATACCGGATCTGGATCCCGACGAAGCCGCCCGCTGTGACGCCCTGCTCGTCGAGATCGCCCGGCGTGCCGCACTTCTACGCGAACAGGCCGCGGCTCTGGAGGACTTGAGCCGTCTGACGGCCGCCGGCCTCACCGACGGCACCCTCACGATCCTCGCCCCCGACTTTCCGAGCCACGCACTCTGA
- a CDS encoding type I restriction endonuclease subunit R, with protein sequence MTNDGHDNRGDGTYDSHTAENLPSGNYRPLEVDWEHLALDELVELDWPKAEGNELAPGSGHRASWDDLVLYTDLRDAIERLNPDLPPDAVRDALATAATPASQDAYEENRTAHGFLTAGIRSVTYTDSFGAEHNPTVRVIDLTDPDANTYRAVRQVIVIDGEKNRRFDLVLYINGLPLAVIELKRAGDESATLESAHAQISRYVEEFPTAFRYNALVLLSDGITAKYGTPFTPYEHFAPWNTDEFGARVDPLRGEGIVDSAQNLALHGLFTQPRFLSLIGSFINFVPSKKTKRIAKPHQYFAVTRAADKVRQAAASDGKAGVVWHTQGSGKSEEMVLTSNLVSRDPALHNPTIVVITDRNDLDDQLYGTFLESEVLPEKPQQVLTRAQLREELAAKRTGGILFTTLQKFGKTKEEKESGTDHPLLSDRRNIIVIVDEAHRSHYDNLDGYARHLRDALPHATLLAFTGTPISESDRDTREVFGDYIDVYDLKRAADDGATVKVYHESRVVQLVLDRDVDPTSIDEEADRITDGLDDSERSRIEQAVATMNALYGAPARIRDLTRDLVEHWEARRTRMQPFVGVSESGGAPGKAMIVCATRDICAQVYDELRTLRPEWHSDDIDKGAMKIVFSFNSRQDKDHLKPHALRDSQRKAVINRAKDPDDELELLIVHSMLLTGFDAPPIHTMYLDRPLKGANLMQALARVNRRYRMKEDGLLVGYAPLTENLQRAIAEYSESDQKDRTLGQDIDRALEELRNEYNILDEMLHGWDWRERLARPTRTAFIDAALGTANYLRSPQTPGNNPEELDNPEETLARRFRNHAHRLERFFALAGSSADIGACFEDQPYWKRDIQFFVEVRAYMAKLDAMEREARGLPISRDVQLYLSQLTSAVVETGGVTDLFAEAGLETADLTYLNDALVAKLQSSETPHLAAEALRRLVEQKMREVTRHNIVRQTAFSDRLQELMVRYMRQQLTSAEIIAKLVEMAKEIANDARRGEQFTPALDNNELAFYDAVADLGSARELMGDETLAEIARELVVQIRQQLKPDWISREPVRAKLRTTIKRLLARRGYPPKQAPAAIELVLKQMEHFANEWSTEGTAAR encoded by the coding sequence ATGACGAACGACGGTCACGACAACCGCGGCGACGGCACGTACGACTCCCACACCGCCGAGAACCTCCCGAGCGGCAACTACCGCCCCCTGGAAGTCGACTGGGAGCATCTCGCCCTTGACGAGCTCGTCGAGCTCGACTGGCCGAAGGCCGAGGGCAATGAACTCGCCCCCGGTTCCGGCCACCGCGCCTCCTGGGACGACCTCGTCCTCTACACCGATCTCCGCGACGCGATCGAGCGACTGAACCCCGACCTGCCCCCGGACGCCGTCCGCGACGCCCTCGCCACCGCCGCAACCCCCGCCTCGCAGGACGCGTACGAGGAGAACCGGACCGCGCACGGTTTCCTGACCGCTGGCATCCGCTCCGTCACGTACACCGACTCCTTCGGCGCGGAACACAATCCCACCGTCCGCGTCATCGACCTCACCGACCCCGACGCGAACACCTACCGTGCCGTCCGCCAGGTCATCGTGATCGATGGTGAGAAGAACCGCCGCTTCGATCTCGTCCTGTACATCAACGGCCTCCCCCTCGCCGTGATCGAACTGAAGCGCGCCGGCGACGAGAGCGCCACCCTCGAAAGCGCGCACGCGCAGATCAGCCGGTACGTGGAGGAGTTCCCGACGGCGTTCCGCTACAACGCGCTGGTGTTGCTGTCCGATGGGATAACCGCCAAGTACGGCACCCCGTTCACGCCGTACGAGCACTTCGCCCCGTGGAACACCGACGAGTTCGGCGCCCGCGTGGATCCTCTCCGGGGCGAGGGCATCGTCGACTCGGCTCAGAATCTCGCCCTGCACGGCCTGTTCACCCAGCCGCGATTCCTCTCCCTGATCGGCAGCTTCATCAACTTCGTACCGTCGAAGAAGACGAAGCGCATCGCCAAACCGCACCAGTACTTCGCCGTCACCCGCGCCGCCGACAAGGTACGGCAGGCCGCGGCCAGCGACGGTAAGGCGGGCGTGGTCTGGCACACGCAGGGCTCGGGCAAGTCCGAGGAGATGGTGCTCACTAGCAACCTCGTCTCCAGAGACCCGGCCCTGCACAACCCGACCATCGTCGTGATCACAGACCGGAACGACCTCGACGACCAGCTGTATGGCACCTTCCTGGAGAGCGAGGTGCTGCCGGAGAAGCCCCAGCAGGTCCTCACCCGCGCCCAGTTGCGCGAGGAGCTCGCCGCCAAGCGCACCGGCGGCATCCTCTTCACGACTCTGCAAAAGTTCGGCAAGACCAAGGAGGAGAAGGAGTCGGGCACCGATCACCCGCTGCTCTCCGACCGCCGCAACATCATCGTCATCGTCGACGAGGCCCACCGCAGCCACTACGACAACCTCGACGGCTACGCCCGCCACCTGCGCGACGCACTTCCGCACGCGACCCTGCTCGCGTTCACCGGAACCCCGATCTCCGAGTCCGACCGCGATACCCGTGAGGTCTTCGGCGACTACATCGACGTATACGACCTGAAGCGGGCCGCCGACGACGGCGCGACCGTGAAGGTCTACCACGAGAGCCGAGTGGTGCAGCTTGTCCTCGACCGGGACGTCGACCCGACGTCCATCGACGAGGAAGCCGACCGGATCACCGACGGTCTCGATGACTCCGAGCGCTCCCGCATCGAGCAGGCCGTGGCCACCATGAACGCCTTGTACGGTGCCCCGGCCCGGATACGGGATCTCACCCGGGACCTGGTCGAGCATTGGGAGGCGCGGCGCACCCGGATGCAGCCGTTCGTCGGCGTCTCCGAGAGCGGTGGTGCGCCAGGCAAGGCGATGATCGTGTGTGCCACCCGTGACATCTGTGCCCAGGTCTACGACGAGCTGCGCACGCTGCGTCCCGAGTGGCACAGCGACGACATCGACAAAGGCGCGATGAAGATCGTGTTCTCGTTCAACAGCCGTCAGGACAAGGACCACCTCAAGCCTCACGCCCTGCGCGACAGCCAGCGCAAGGCCGTCATCAACCGGGCCAAGGACCCCGACGACGAGCTGGAGCTGCTCATCGTCCACAGCATGCTCCTGACCGGATTTGACGCACCGCCGATCCACACCATGTACCTGGACCGGCCCCTGAAGGGGGCCAACCTGATGCAGGCCCTCGCCCGCGTCAACCGCCGCTACCGGATGAAGGAGGACGGCCTCCTCGTCGGCTACGCCCCGCTCACCGAGAACCTGCAGCGGGCCATCGCCGAGTACTCGGAGTCCGATCAGAAGGACCGCACCCTCGGCCAGGACATCGACCGGGCCCTGGAGGAACTGCGAAACGAGTACAACATCCTCGACGAGATGCTCCACGGCTGGGACTGGCGGGAGCGGCTCGCCCGGCCCACCCGGACGGCGTTCATCGACGCCGCTCTGGGCACCGCGAACTACCTACGCAGTCCGCAGACTCCGGGCAACAACCCCGAGGAACTCGACAACCCGGAGGAGACACTCGCCCGCCGCTTCCGTAACCACGCACATCGCCTTGAACGCTTTTTCGCGCTCGCCGGCTCGTCGGCGGACATCGGAGCGTGCTTCGAGGATCAGCCGTACTGGAAGCGGGACATCCAGTTCTTCGTCGAGGTCCGGGCGTACATGGCGAAGCTGGACGCCATGGAACGCGAGGCGCGGGGTCTGCCGATTTCTCGCGACGTACAGCTGTACCTCTCCCAGTTGACTTCCGCGGTCGTCGAGACGGGAGGTGTGACGGACCTCTTCGCCGAAGCCGGCCTGGAGACCGCAGACTTGACCTACCTCAACGACGCGCTCGTCGCCAAGCTGCAGAGCAGCGAGACCCCGCACCTGGCTGCGGAGGCCTTGCGCCGCCTCGTCGAGCAGAAGATGCGCGAGGTCACCCGGCACAACATCGTCCGTCAGACGGCGTTCTCCGACCGCCTGCAGGAGCTGATGGTGCGTTACATGCGTCAGCAGCTCACCAGCGCCGAAATCATCGCCAAGCTGGTCGAGATGGCCAAAGAGATCGCGAACGACGCCAGGCGAGGCGAACAGTTCACGCCTGCCCTCGACAACAACGAACTCGCCTTCTACGACGCCGTGGCTGACCTCGGCAGCGCCCGCGAGCTCATGGGCGACGAGACCCTCGCGGAGATCGCCCGCGAACTCGTCGTGCAGATCCGACAGCAGCTCAAGCCGGACTGGATATCTCGTGAACCCGTCCGCGCCAAGCTCCGCACCACGATCAAGCGTCTTCTCGCCCGCCGTGGCTACCCGCCGAAGCAGGCCCCGGCAGCCATCGAGCTTGTGCTGAAGCAGATGGAACACTTCGCCAACGAGTGGTCCACGGAAGGCACCGCCGCACGCTGA